The Phragmites australis chromosome 15, lpPhrAust1.1, whole genome shotgun sequence genome window below encodes:
- the LOC133892474 gene encoding uncharacterized protein LOC133892474 — MASSSSHHPDSSSTPRAGAGAVNGHHPPPLPPAPAPAAPPPAQAQAHGGPQVRLMCSFGGRILPRPGDRQLRYVGGETRIVAFPRAAASYAALVAAVAKAAPALFAPGAPRPSLKYQLPQDDLDSLISVTSDDDVDHLMDELDRIHGLAANVAKPPRLRVFLFTPAPESAFGSVLSGTGGEAATDQWFVDALNAPAPHPIELGRSEASSIISEVPDYLFGLDTASDEPSPGPAAARNKSDAEIPHHGEDDVPSPAPGMYQAPYAAEGSSWPAPPPPYMAQPLYYFAVPPVHYLDPSAQGGYMPQPLYNIAGGGGSEAPSAVYGVPHPIQPYPQMMYPPPGAVVYTAEGKPPPDGVAHSS; from the coding sequence atggcgtcgtcgtcgtcgcacCACCCGGACTCCTCCTCCACCCCGCGCGCCGGTGCCGGAGCCGTTAACGGCCACCACCCGCCACCTCTtcccccggccccggcccccgctgctcctcctcccgcgCAGGCGCAGGCGCACGGGGGCCCGCAGGTGCGCCTCATGTGCAGCTTCGGCGGCCGCATCCTGCCGCGCCCGGGGGACCGCCAGCTGCGCTACGTCGGCGGGGAGACCCGCATCGTCGCGTtcccgcgcgccgccgcctcctacGCCGCCCTCGTCGCCGCGGTCGCCAAGGCGGCGCCCGCGCTCTTCGCGCCGGGGGCGCCCCGCCCCTCGCTCAAGTACCAGCTGCCCCAGGACGACCTCGACTCGCTCATTTCCGTCACCTCCGACGACGATGTCGACCACCTCATGGACGAGCTAGACCGCATCCACGGCCTCGCCGCCAACGTCGCCAAGCCGCCCCGCCTCCGCGTCTTCCTCTTCACACCCGCGCCCGAGTCCGCCTTTGGCTCTGTCCTCTCTGGCACCGGCGGCGAGGCCGCCACCGACCAGTGGTTCGTTGACGCGCTTAACGCCCCCGCGCCGCACCCCATCGAGCTGGGCCGATCCGAGGCCTCCTCGATCATCTCCGAGGTGCCGGACTACCTCTTCGGCCTCGACACCGCCTCCGACGAGCCCAGCCCCGGCCCCGCGGCCGCCCGCAACAAGTCCGACGCGGAGATACCGCACCACGGCGAGGACGACGTGCCGTCTCCCGCGCCGGGCATGTACCAGGCGCCGTACGCCGCGGAGGGATCGTCGTGgccggccccgccgccgccgtacaTGGCGCAGCCCTTGTACTACTTCGCCGTGCCGCCGGTCCACTACCTGGACCCATCTGCGCAGGGCGGCTACATGCCTCAGCCGCTCTACAACATTGCCGGTGGCGGAGGAAGCGAGGCACCCAGCGCCGTCTACGGCGTCCCGCACCCCATTCAGCCGTACCCGCAGATGATGTACCCGCCGCCGGGCGCGGTCGTCTACACGGCGGAGGGGAAGCCACCGCCGGATGGTGTGGCCCACTCTTCGTAG
- the LOC133892475 gene encoding cytochrome b6-f complex iron-sulfur subunit, chloroplastic-like, with translation MASTALSTAPNPTQLCRSRASLGKPVKGLGFGRERALRTITCQAASSISADRVPDMEKRKLMNLLLLGAISLPTVGMVVPYGAFFVPGGSGNSGGGVYAKDKLGNDIKVDEWLNTHGPNDRTLAQGLKGDPTYLVVEQDKTLATYGINAVCTHLGCVVPWNTAENKFLCPCHGSQYNNQGKVVRGPAPLSLALVHADVDDGKVLFVPWVEIDFRTGEDPWWKA, from the exons ATGGCATCCACCGCGCTCTCCACCGCCCCCAACCCCACCCAG CTCTGCCGGTCCCGTGCTTCGCTGGGCAAGCCAGTGAAGGGGCTGGGCTTCGGACGGGAGCGCGCGCTGCGGACCATCACATGCCAGGCGGCGAGCAGCATCTCCGCCGACCGCGTCCCCGACATGGAGAAGCGGAAGCTGAtgaacctcctcctcctcggcgccaTCTCTCTCCCCACCGTCGGCATGGTCGTCCCCTACGGCGCCTTCTTCGTCCCCGGCGG CTCAGGGAACTCCGGCGGCGGGGTCTACGCCAAGGACAAGCTGGGCAACGACATCAAGGTGGACGAGTGGCTCAATACGCACGGCCCCAACGACCGCACCCTCGCTCAGGGTCTCAAG GGTGATCCCACGTACCTCGTCGTGGAACAGGACAAGACGCTCGCCACCTACGGGATCAACGCCGTCTGCACCCACCTCGGCTGCGTCGTGCCGTGGAACACCGCCGAGAACAAGTTCCTCTGCCCCTGCCATGGATCCCAGTACAACAACCAGGGCAAGGTGGTCCGTGGACCAGCGCCTCTG TCGCTGGCCTTGGTTCACGCCGACGTCGACGATGGCAAGGTTCTCTTCGTTCCGTGGGTCGAGATCGACTTCAGAACCGGCGAGGACCCGTGGTGGAAAGCATGA